Proteins from a genomic interval of Cognatishimia sp. WU-CL00825:
- a CDS encoding ribonuclease J has translation MSSDRLIYLPLGGAGEIGMNAYVYGYGPKGKERLILVDIGVTFADMETSPGVDLIFPDMSWLIANKDRLEAIFITHGHEDHIGAVGHFWDRLGVPVYARAFTANLARHKMRDQGQPDQEVVTVSAWPETTKAGPFTVGFLPISHSIPESGALVIDTPAGRIIHTGDFKLDETPIVGEAFDPALWAAVSKDGVKALVCDSTNVFSRAEGRSEATVGPEIEKLILAAPQMVAATTFASNVARVKTLAEAGERAGRSICLMGRAMRRMVEAALETGVLTSFPKVVSPEEARSIPRENLMLLVTGSQGERRAATAQLARGKHNGITLKDGDTFLFSSKTIPGNEKGVIRIVNQLSEIGVDVVDDSAGHYHVSGHANRPDLERMQDIVNPQMVIPMHGEHRHLREHAKLSESKGRASVVAVNGTMLELTGNAPKVTEFVETGRTYLDGSVKIGAMDGVVRDRIRMALNGHVIVNVILDEDDEPLGEAWVELMGLPEVGSSHAPLSDVLEEDLTQFLGRAGAKTLADDDKLEENLRRIARNSAKTEIGKKPEVSVIVSRLS, from the coding sequence ATGAGCAGTGACCGTTTGATTTACCTTCCCCTTGGTGGGGCGGGTGAAATTGGTATGAACGCCTATGTCTATGGCTATGGCCCAAAGGGCAAAGAGCGCTTGATCCTGGTGGATATTGGCGTGACTTTTGCCGATATGGAGACCTCTCCGGGGGTAGATCTGATTTTCCCGGACATGTCTTGGCTGATTGCCAACAAAGATCGCCTTGAGGCCATTTTTATCACCCATGGCCATGAGGACCATATTGGGGCCGTGGGCCATTTCTGGGATCGTCTGGGCGTGCCCGTCTATGCGCGCGCCTTCACGGCAAATCTGGCGCGTCACAAGATGCGCGACCAAGGGCAACCGGACCAAGAGGTCGTTACGGTAAGCGCTTGGCCGGAAACGACAAAAGCTGGCCCGTTTACCGTTGGCTTCCTGCCGATTTCGCATTCTATCCCCGAAAGCGGTGCGCTGGTGATCGACACTCCTGCAGGGCGTATCATTCATACCGGCGACTTCAAATTGGACGAGACACCGATCGTCGGCGAAGCCTTTGACCCGGCACTTTGGGCGGCGGTCAGCAAAGACGGCGTTAAGGCGTTGGTGTGTGACTCTACCAATGTGTTTTCGCGTGCCGAAGGCCGTTCTGAGGCCACGGTTGGGCCAGAGATTGAGAAACTGATTTTGGCGGCACCGCAAATGGTGGCGGCGACAACCTTTGCCAGCAATGTGGCGCGGGTCAAGACCTTGGCAGAGGCAGGCGAGCGGGCCGGGCGGTCGATTTGCCTGATGGGCCGTGCAATGCGTCGCATGGTTGAGGCCGCGCTGGAAACCGGGGTTCTCACCAGCTTTCCCAAAGTTGTTAGCCCAGAGGAAGCACGGTCAATTCCGCGAGAGAATCTGATGTTATTGGTGACTGGGTCACAGGGTGAGCGCCGCGCGGCGACGGCACAGCTGGCTCGGGGCAAGCACAATGGTATCACCTTGAAAGATGGCGATACTTTCCTGTTTAGTTCGAAAACCATTCCTGGCAATGAGAAGGGTGTCATTCGTATTGTGAACCAATTGTCAGAAATTGGTGTGGATGTGGTGGATGACAGTGCTGGGCACTATCATGTGTCCGGTCACGCGAACCGGCCTGACCTGGAGCGTATGCAAGACATTGTGAACCCACAAATGGTGATCCCGATGCATGGGGAACATCGCCATCTGCGCGAACATGCCAAGCTGAGCGAAAGCAAGGGGCGCGCCAGTGTTGTGGCGGTGAATGGCACCATGTTGGAGCTGACAGGTAATGCACCCAAAGTCACAGAATTTGTAGAGACTGGAAGGACTTACCTGGACGGTTCGGTCAAAATTGGCGCGATGGATGGCGTGGTACGGGATCGTATTCGCATGGCGTTGAATGGACATGTGATTGTGAATGTCATTCTGGACGAAGACGATGAGCCGCTTGGGGAAGCCTGGGTGGAGCTGATGGGCTTGCCCGAGGTTGGCAGCAGCCATGCACCGCTGTCAGATGTGTTGGAAGAGGACCTGACACAATTTCTGGGACGTGCTGGGGCCAAGACATTGGCAGATGACGATAAATTGGAAGAGAACCTGCGCCGGATCGCCCGCAATAGCGCGAAAACGGAAATTGGTAAAAAGCCAGAAGTCAGCGTGATTGTCAGCCGTTTGAGCTGA
- a CDS encoding biotin--[acetyl-CoA-carboxylase] ligase — translation MQDWPIGYGRRVLKELDSTNAEALRVAGTVAGPEWILALHQTSGRGRRGRVWEDPTGNFAATLLMHPSETPENVALRSFVASLALFDAFVAVTGRAGAFALKWPNDVLLNGGKVAGILLESAGFSGGQVAHLAIGIGVNLAVAPDAQDLEASATRPVSVLSETGAEVDPETFLDVLASAYAKWELQFVTFGFEPIRTAWLARAARLGEVITARTMRDEYVGTFETVDNAGNLVLKTPQGAVAIPAADIFF, via the coding sequence ATGCAAGATTGGCCAATCGGATATGGGCGGCGCGTGCTAAAGGAGTTGGACAGCACAAATGCCGAGGCATTGCGTGTTGCTGGCACAGTGGCGGGACCAGAATGGATTTTGGCTTTGCATCAAACTTCGGGCCGTGGTCGCCGTGGGCGCGTTTGGGAGGACCCAACCGGAAATTTCGCGGCCACCCTGTTGATGCATCCTTCGGAGACGCCTGAGAATGTTGCATTGCGCAGCTTTGTAGCAAGTCTCGCGCTATTTGACGCTTTTGTGGCTGTCACTGGCCGCGCCGGGGCGTTTGCGTTGAAATGGCCCAACGACGTTTTGTTGAATGGTGGAAAAGTCGCCGGGATATTGTTGGAAAGTGCTGGGTTCTCAGGTGGTCAAGTGGCCCATCTTGCGATTGGGATTGGTGTGAATCTTGCGGTGGCCCCTGATGCGCAAGATTTGGAAGCAAGCGCAACACGCCCCGTGTCTGTGTTGTCAGAAACTGGTGCAGAGGTTGATCCTGAAACCTTTTTGGACGTGCTTGCATCGGCCTATGCCAAGTGGGAATTGCAGTTTGTAACCTTTGGGTTTGAGCCAATCCGTACGGCTTGGTTGGCGCGGGCCGCGCGATTAGGTGAGGTGATAACAGCACGCACTATGCGTGATGAATATGTCGGCACCTTTGAAACGGTAGACAATGCGGGCAATCTGGTGTTGAAGACGCCCCAAGGCGCTGTGGCGATCCCCGCAGCCGACATCTTTTTCTAA
- a CDS encoding type III pantothenate kinase translates to MLLAIDCGNTNTVFSIWDGQKFLCTLRTSTHHARTADAYFTWFSTLISHYQIELDITEVIISSTVPRVVFNLRVFADKFFGCRPLVVGKPDCKLPVAPRVDHGVQPGPDRLANAAGAYDRHGGNVVVVDFGTATNFDVVDNDGAYIGGVISPGVNLSLEALSAGAAALPHVDISQPTKVIGTNTVGCIQSGVFWGYTGLIEGIISRIKSEYGAPMKVIGTGGLAPLFEKGDHLFDMIEEDLTMHGLTVIHTYNKES, encoded by the coding sequence ATGCTTTTGGCGATCGACTGCGGCAACACAAATACTGTCTTTTCCATTTGGGATGGGCAGAAATTCCTGTGCACTTTGCGCACCTCGACCCACCATGCGCGCACCGCGGACGCCTATTTCACGTGGTTTTCGACATTGATCTCCCACTACCAGATCGAGCTGGATATCACGGAAGTGATCATTTCCTCGACGGTACCGCGCGTGGTGTTCAATCTGCGGGTCTTTGCGGATAAGTTCTTTGGGTGCAGACCCTTGGTTGTTGGTAAACCTGACTGCAAGTTGCCTGTTGCGCCGCGCGTCGACCATGGGGTGCAGCCGGGGCCGGACCGTTTGGCAAATGCGGCCGGGGCCTATGACCGTCATGGCGGGAATGTGGTTGTCGTTGATTTTGGCACCGCGACCAACTTTGATGTTGTGGACAACGATGGTGCCTATATCGGGGGGGTGATTTCACCCGGTGTGAATTTGAGCCTGGAAGCGCTAAGCGCCGGCGCGGCCGCTTTGCCGCATGTTGATATAAGCCAGCCCACAAAGGTCATAGGGACCAACACCGTGGGCTGCATACAATCTGGTGTATTTTGGGGATACACGGGCCTGATCGAGGGGATTATCTCGCGTATCAAGTCTGAATATGGCGCGCCGATGAAAGTGATCGGTACCGGCGGCCTGGCCCCACTGTTTGAGAAGGGTGATCACCTTTTTGATATGATCGAAGAAGACTTAACGATGCACGGGCTAACCGTGATCCACACTTATAACAAAGAAAGCTGA